In Ipomoea triloba cultivar NCNSP0323 chromosome 15, ASM357664v1, one genomic interval encodes:
- the LOC116007344 gene encoding uncharacterized protein LOC116007344 isoform X2, producing MFRRRPAGALQIPQRLYSLEELRLNGIETVSLLSPVDATLGSIERNLQIAALSGGIAAWNVLNLNPQQILFISLGLLFLLTFDSVSFNGGFGALILDTIGHTLSEKYHNRVIQHEAGHFLIAYLLGILPRGYTLTSLEALKKEGSLNVQAGTAFVDFEFLEEVNKGQVSATMLNRFSCIALAGVATEYLLFGCAEGGLTDINQLDFLLQSLGFTQKKADSQVRWAVLNTILILRRHENARAKLAEGMSEGRSVGFCIDIIEKSISDDDL from the exons GTGCTTTGCAGATACCCCAGCGACTATATTCGTTGGAGGAGCTGAGATTGAATGGAATAGAAACCGTGTCTCTTTTATCACCAGTTGATGCCACACTGGGCTCCATAGAAAGAAACCTCCAAATTGCAGCTTTATCTGGTGGGATAGCCGCTTGGAATGTGCTAAACTTAAACCCTCAACAGATCCTCTTCATCTCTTTGGgacttttgtttttattgacATTTGACTCG GTATCCTTTAATGGAGGGTTTGGTGCCTTGATTCTAGATACCATTGGTCATACCCTCAGCGAAAAATACCACAACAGGGTTATTCAG CACGAAGCAGGGCATTTCTTGATTGCCTACTTGCTAGGAATCCTTCCTAGGGGGTACACACTTACCAGTTTGGAAGCTTTGAAGAAGGAAGGATCACTTAATGTTCAAGCTGGGACAGCATTTGTGGACTTTGAGTTCCTCGAGGAA GTAAATAAAGGACAAGTATCTGCCACG ATGCTGAACAGGTTTTCTTGCATTGCACTAGCAGGTGTAGCTACAGAGTATCTGCTATTCGGATGTGCAGAGGGAGGACTTACAGATATTAACCAG TTGGACTTTCTACTGCAAAGCCTGGGGTTTACACAGAAAAAGGCAGATTCTCAGGTGAGATGGGCTGTACTGAACACTATACTCATTCTGCGCCGCCACGAGAATGCCCGAGCAAAGCTTGCCGAGGGAATGTCTGAGGGAAGATCTGTGGGCTTTTGCATTGACATTATAGAGAAAAGCATAAGTGATGATGACTTGTAA
- the LOC116007391 gene encoding transcription factor bHLH96-like produces the protein MALEAMPLQQDLFCFNYWNYDDENGSFDFPGYPQIPEDYHYPDWDSPISHEFQQWVLPNSSPSSELLPSNTEEPAAAADCGGVTMPARQRKRRPRTKKNQEEIENQRMTHIAVERNRRKQMNDYLAVLRGLMPESYVQRGDQASIIGGAINYVKELEHELQFLSGTKHEKETIHESSSSSSSSTFAEFFNIPQYSTGITGNVESLSGGAPNELSSGYQLAAAGAADIEVTMVENHVNLKLRSKRRPKLLPRMISGIESLGLTVLHLNVTKAAAFLLCSLGLKVENGCKLASVDEIAAAVNQILGRIHEG, from the exons ATGGCACTCGAAGCCATGCCACTACAACAAGatttattttgtttcaactaCTGGAACTATGACGATGAGAATGGTTCGTTTGATTTTCCGGGTTATCCTCAAATTCCAGAAGATTACCATTACCCGGATTGGGATTCTCCAATCTCCCACGAATTCCAGCAATGGGTTCTTCCGAATTCTTCTCCTTCGTCGGAGCTTTTGCCTTCAAACACAGAAgagccggcggcggcggcggattGTGGCGGCGTAACCATGCCGGCTCGGCAGCGTAAGCGACGTCCAAGGACGAAGAAAAACCAGGAAGAGATCGAAAACCAGAGGATGACTCACATTGCCGTGGAGCGAAACCGCCGGAAACAGATGAACGATTACCTCGCCGTCCTCCGGGGACTAATGCCGGAATCTTATGTCCAAAGG GGCGATCAAGCATCAATCATAGGCGGAGCAATAAATTACGTGAAAGAGCTAGAACATGAGCTACAATTCCTGAGTGGAACAAAGCATGAAAAGGAAACTATTCAtgaatcttcatcttcatcttcatcttctaccttcGCGGAGTTCTTCAACATCCCACAGTACTCCACGGGCATTACAGGGAATGTTGAAAGCCTGAGCGGCGGCGCTCCAAACGAGTTGTCTTCCGGATATCAACTGGCGGCTGCCGGAGCGGCGGACATAGAAGTGACAATGGTGGAGAATCATGTAAACCTTAAACTCCGGTCCAAACGGCGGCCTAAGCTTCTGCCCAGAATGATCTCCGGGATCGAAAGCCTTGGCCTCACCGTGCTTCATCTCAATGTCACCAAGGCTGCTGCTTTTCTTCTCTGTTCTCTTGGTCTCAAG GTGGAAAATGGGTGCAAACTGGCATCTGTGGATGAAATAGCAGCTGCAGTGAATCAGATTTTAGGTAGGATTCACGAGGGATAG